Part of the Roseofilum capinflatum BLCC-M114 genome, GGCAAGAGGCAAGAGGCAATAGGCAATAGGGAATAGGTAATAGGGAATAGGGAATAGGCAATAGGGAATGGGCAATAGGGAATGGGCAAAAGGCAATAGGCAAGAGGCAAAAGGCAAAAGGCAATAGGTAATAGGCAAGAGGCAATAGGCAATAGGTAATAGGCTATTTCCCCATTCCCCCATTCCCCCACTCCCCTAGAGCGGATAACGCTCGGCAAACTGCTCGGCGCAGCGCACAAACAGTTCTACCCCCATCTGTAATACAATCTCGTCGAAGTTAAAGCGGGGATGGTGATGGGGATAGGCCAGATCTCGCTCTGGGTTGGCTGAACCCAGGAAGAAGTAGCATCCAGGCACTTCTTGTAGGAAGAAGGAGACATCTTCGGCGGCTAGGGTTTGATAGTCAGGCAGCAGTTTATCAGAGGTTTCGACGACTTCTTGGGCGACGGAATATACAAAGTTAGCCATGCGGCGATCGTTGATGACGGCGGGATATTGTCGCCAATAGTTGAGATCGTAGGTTGCTCCATGGATCTGACAGATCCCGGCTATGGTTTGGTCGATACGTTCTTGTAGATAGCCTTGCAATTGGGGATCGTAATAGCGAACAGTTCCGCTTAGTTTGGCCGTATCCGCAATCACGTTATGGCGGGTTCCTGCATGGAGTTCACCCACGGTAACCACGGCCGATTGTAAGGGGTTGACGTTGCGGGAGACAATGGTTTGCAGCCCATTGACAATTTGAGCGCTGACGATGACTGAATCGATGGTTTGATCGGGCATGGCTCCATGGCCGCCTTTGCCCATAATCAGGAGTTTAAAGGATTCGACGGCGGCCATAAAGGGGCCACTGCGAACGGCGACTTTACCCATGGGTAGAGAATTCCACAGGTGTAGACCGATGAGGCCATCCACATCTGGATTTTTCAGCACCCCGGCTTCGATCATGGGTTTAGCACCCCCTGGCCCTTCCTCTGCGGGCTGGAAAATGATTTTTATGGTTCCGGAAAAGTTTTGTCGGTGTTGGGCTAAATAGCGGGCGGTTCCTAGGGCGATCGCCGTATGGCCGTCATGGCCGCAGGCGTGCATTTTGCCTTGATGCTGCGATCGATACGGGACTTGATTGAGTTCGTCAATGGGTAAGGCATCCATATCGGCACGAATGGCTAAAACGGGGCCAGGGGTTTGGCCGGTAATGGTGGCGACAATACCGGTTCTGGCGATCGCCGTTTGATGATCGATGCCCCATTGGGTCAATAGTTTTGATACCAACGCTGAGGTCAGATTTTCTTCAAAACCGAGTTCAGGATATTGATGAATTTGCCTTCGCCATTTGACCAGTTCGGGCTGTAAGGCTCGAATTTCTAATCTTACGGACTCAAGATTGATAGAGGGAGGAACCAGGGTGGATGAAATCATGGGATTGGGTGGCCAGGAAAAACAGGACGGTCTAAAGTGATATTAAAAACAAAATAACTCTCAATTAATACGGGTGTCTGCTGAATATCGAGTAGATTCTTCTACCCTAGGAGTCATCAGTAGACTATTGTCTAGACCTGGATTAAGTTAGAGAAAAAATCTCTAATTATAGTATAACCGGTCATCAGAGTCTGTTCTTCCTTTTTGGGAAAACTTAGCTATATTGGTTACACGGATGTACTTTGAGAAAAAGTTTGATATAATCAAGCAATAGAAAAACTTAAATTTATGCTTTCTGGAGCAATTGTTAACTTCCCTATCCCTCCCAATCGAGGTCAAGCGAATGGAGAATTGAAGCGTCAATCAAACCCTTACCAATTGCACAGCCAAAAAATTTTAATACGGGAAAAGTAGTTCATTAAAGCAGTTCATTAATTATGAATCATTTGAATCATTCAGATAAAGTTAATGGGAACGCCATATACACTCAGGTCATCTAGGTTTCAAACCCCTAACACTAATTTGATCTCCTAAGATACTCTGTCCTCTTGTAAGAATTAAGGATTGGCAGTTGTGATTGCTATTTCACCTCGTCCAGTGCGCCGACAATGGAATACCATTAGTTTCGCGTCTACTTTGTACCTGTGTCCCATACTCGATCTACTCCTCACTCACATCCCTTCTCATGTGCCTTCAGACTGGCAAGAACAGGTTAGACTCGGACTACAAGAAGCCCTAGTGAATGCGGCCAAACATGGTAATAATCTCGATCCGGGTAAGCAAGTTCATGTCCGTTTTTCGGTCTCCCCCGATCATCACTGGTGGGTCATTTCCGATCAGGGATGTCAAGGATCGGAGCAATGTGCCTGTATCCCGATCAGTGCAGCCGATCTTCCCGAACATGAAGCTGAATGTGGACGAGGTTTATTTATTTTGCACCAGATTTTCGATCAAGTGCAGTGGTCTCCAGAAGACCGGGAACTGCGGTTATGTAAAAGCTGGCGATAATCTAAACCCTAGCGATGATCGGGGCAAGGGGGAGCGCTAATGGAGCGATCGAGCCAACCGGTGGCTTGTTGCAGTCTAGGAAGCGCTTCTTCAGGCTGGTTGTTTAACAGAAAAATGAGAGCGGCGATCGCCTGTTCCTGGGCCCGGGCTGTACGATTAGACTTGAGTTTATGCCAATCGGCCGAAGAAATGGCCAGTCGTTGAGCTAATACTTGGGCGATCTCTAGGGTGCTGAGATCCGAGAGCTGATCGGCGATCGGGGTTTCTGTAGTAGAAAGATTCGACATAAGAGCAGATAACTTTGATAAAATACCGTTGCCCTTGATTGTAATCGAAAGGCTACGGACTTGCCTCTTGCCTTTTGCCTTTTGCCTTTTGCCTCCCCCTAGCTTATGTCCGATCGCCCCCCCTCCTCTGATACCGATCCCCAACCTGACTGGGAACAGAGCTTGATAGACCTAGAAGCAAGTCTATCGAGTCTTAAACAACGGTATACCCAAGTCAGAGACGGACAGCAGCAAAAACAGGATCTTCAGGAACGGTTAGGACAACTGCAAACAGAACTTAAACAGATTAAACAACAACTGGCAGTCTTAGAAGTGGAGCTAGAGAGTCGTCTGCTGTCTTGGTTAACAGTCAAAGAACCCTTTTGGCAAGCGGTGCGGTTTGGGGGATTGGGTTTTGCGATCGGCTGGGGTTTACACTGGTGGTTAAGACGATAAACGATGCTCTACAGCGTTTACATTTTATTTAAAAATGCTATATACCCTTGAGCAACTGCAAACCAAAATTACAGCAGATCCCCAAAACTGGCGGCCGTTGGTACTCACGAATGGCTGCTTTGACTTGCTGCATATTGGCCATTTACGCTATTTACAACAGGCAAAAGCTTTAGGGCGATCGCTGATCGTCGGCATGAATAGCGATCGCTCCGTACAACAGCTCAAACCCAATCGCCCCATCATACCCCAAGCCCAACGAGCAGAACTGGTCATGGGCTTAAAACCCGTTGATGGGGTCGTTATCTTTGACTCTAGAACCGCTACGGGCTTAATTGAAACCCTCAAACCCGATATTTATGCCAAAGGAGGAGACTATACCCCAGATACCTTACCGGAAATGCCAACCGTTAGGGCTTGTGGTTGTCGTCTGGAACTGATTCAAATTGAAGTCTCTACATCCACCAGTAGTATCATCGAGAAAATTTTAGCTCAGGGCCTCCAATCGCTGTGACTCACCACCGATTACCAGGGCGTAGCTCTAAGGTAAAATACGGAAGCGTTGACCATGGACGCTCAAAGACAA contains:
- a CDS encoding M20 metallopeptidase family protein, which encodes MISSTLVPPSINLESVRLEIRALQPELVKWRRQIHQYPELGFEENLTSALVSKLLTQWGIDHQTAIARTGIVATITGQTPGPVLAIRADMDALPIDELNQVPYRSQHQGKMHACGHDGHTAIALGTARYLAQHRQNFSGTIKIIFQPAEEGPGGAKPMIEAGVLKNPDVDGLIGLHLWNSLPMGKVAVRSGPFMAAVESFKLLIMGKGGHGAMPDQTIDSVIVSAQIVNGLQTIVSRNVNPLQSAVVTVGELHAGTRHNVIADTAKLSGTVRYYDPQLQGYLQERIDQTIAGICQIHGATYDLNYWRQYPAVINDRRMANFVYSVAQEVVETSDKLLPDYQTLAAEDVSFFLQEVPGCYFFLGSANPERDLAYPHHHPRFNFDEIVLQMGVELFVRCAEQFAERYPL
- a CDS encoding ATP-binding protein, producing the protein MIAISPRPVRRQWNTISFASTLYLCPILDLLLTHIPSHVPSDWQEQVRLGLQEALVNAAKHGNNLDPGKQVHVRFSVSPDHHWWVISDQGCQGSEQCACIPISAADLPEHEAECGRGLFILHQIFDQVQWSPEDRELRLCKSWR
- a CDS encoding DUF6439 family protein, giving the protein MSNLSTTETPIADQLSDLSTLEIAQVLAQRLAISSADWHKLKSNRTARAQEQAIAALIFLLNNQPEEALPRLQQATGWLDRSISAPPCPDHR
- a CDS encoding adenylyltransferase/cytidyltransferase family protein, with product MLYTLEQLQTKITADPQNWRPLVLTNGCFDLLHIGHLRYLQQAKALGRSLIVGMNSDRSVQQLKPNRPIIPQAQRAELVMGLKPVDGVVIFDSRTATGLIETLKPDIYAKGGDYTPDTLPEMPTVRACGCRLELIQIEVSTSTSSIIEKILAQGLQSL